The genomic window CCAAGTGCTTACCGGTCGGGCGCGTACCAGTGCTCGCGAGTGATCTCGGGGGCTTTCGCCGAGTTGGTGAACCTGTGCCGAACCGGAGTCAGCGAATCGTATGCGCGGTTGCCGTGCGTCGATCTGCGCAGCGCCAGTCCGCTCCGAGCACCTCAGGTGATGATGAGAAGTTCGGTGGGAGAGGCGATTTCGGTGCGGAGTCCGGCCTTCTCCGCGACTCGTGCCACGCCGCGGATGTCGGTCGGTTCGGCGCGGGTCAGGACGAGGGCGCGGGCCAGCAGGCCCTTGTGGTGCTTGTTGAAATGGCTCACCACGGTGCGGGTTCCGTCGGGGTGCTCGGTGAGGACGTTCGCGGTGACGGCGTCGGGGACGCGGCCGAGTTGCTGGTAGGTGCCCGAGCGCAGGTCGACGACGAGATCGCCCGCGGCTTCGGCGACCAGGGCGTCGGGCAGGACGTCGCGCCAGACAGCCGAGAGGGTGGGGAGGCCCGGCAGCTTGGAGCCGCCGGAGAGGCGGTAGGCGGGGATCGGGTCGCCCGCGCGCACCGCGCCGAACAGTGCCGACCCGATGCCGAGCCGCGCGTACGCCTTGGCGCGTTGCGCCTTCGTGAAGGACTTGGCGTCCAGCGCGTCGTAGAGCACGCCGGTGTAGCGCTCCAGCGCGGGCCGAGTCGCGGCCGTACGCAGCGCCGAGTTCCTGGCGATCTCGGCGTCGGCCCCCTTGCCGAGCCCGAGCGCGGCACGTGAGGCGTCCGGATCGGCGGCCAGCTGCACCAGCTCGGTCACCAGCTTGTCGCGCACCGGGGTGAGCTGCGGCATGGCGAGCAAGTCCAAGTCCAGGGGCCCGCCCGCGCCGCCGTCGGACTTGGTTTCGGAGGGAGGTAGCAGCACCAGCACGAGCCGATACGGTACCGGCGTGAGTCGCCGCGAACCGGAGCCGGTAGCCCGCCGCGCCACCACGGCCCGGCAGCGGCCCGCCCCGGCGAGGCCGGCGCAGGACCGCGTCGCTGTCGCAGGACCGCGTCCACTGCGCAGCAGGGCGCCCGCCCGCCGCAGCCTGAGATTCACGACTCCCGGCAGCTTCCCGCCGCCGCGGCACGTCGTCTACCGTCGCGGCACGGCGCCCGCCCGCCGCAGCATGAGGTTCACGGCTCCCGGCAGCCTCCCGCCGCCGCGGCACGGCGTCCACTGCCACAACCTGAGGTTCACCGCCGCAGCATTGGGCGCACCGCGCTGGCAGCTTTCCGGCCACCGCGGCACGGGATTCACAGCCCCCGGTAGCGCGTCCGCCGCCTCGGCACGTCGTCCGCCGCCTCGGCACGTCGTCTGCCGCCGCAGCAGGCGTCCACTGCCGCAGCACGGCGCCCGCCCGCCGCAGCATGAGGTTCACGGCTCCCGGCAGCGCGTCCGCCGCCGCAGCACGGCGTCCCGCCGCACAACACTGCGTCCGCTGCCACAGCCGGGAGTTCACCGCCGCAGCACTGGGTTTCCTGCCCCATCAGCGCCTCCACCACCGGCGCACGTTGTCTTCGGTCGCAGCGCCGCGTCCGCCGCCGCAGGCCGTCGTCCGCCGTCGCGGCGCGTCGTTTGGTGCCGCAGCGCGGGTTCACCGCCGTAGCGCGGGGGTTCACCCCCCAGAGCAGCGCGTCCGCCGACGTAGCACGTCGTCTACCGCCGCCTCCGCAGCACGGCACGTCCCGCCGCAGCAGGCGTCCACAGCCGCCGCACGGCGCCCGCCCGCCGCGGCACGGGGTTCACGGCTCCCGGCAGCGCGTCCGCCGCCGCAGCCCTGCGCCGCCGCCGCACGTCGTCCGCCGCCGCAGTACGGCGTCCGCCGCCGCAGCAGCAGCGCGTTCAGATCCGCGCGGCCCGGCGCGGGCGCGCGACGGCTTACAGGTAGGCGGGCGAACGCGCGCCGAAATCAATAGGGCGTGCGCTGTGCGAGCGGACGGTAGTTCCGGGCCTTGTCGTCGGTTCATGCCGGAACCGGTATGGCGTGCGCTGCCGGCGGCTGAAGGCCGTAGTACCTGGGGCCGAGCGGTGGAAGCGCGTCGAGGATCCACGGTAGGGCGGTCTGGTCGTAAAGGCCCCTGAGCTGATACGACCAAGCGTGGAGCGGCAACCGGTGCGGGCGGATCCGGGTGTTGTGGCACGGCGGACAGGCCGAAACCAGGGCTTCGCGAGCTGCCGCGAACCGACGCCGGTAGCGCGACGCGATCATGAAGACATCCGGCGCGCACCGAAATGGATAACGCGTTGCGGAGAGGCGGTGGCCGGAGACTACGCTGTGCACCCGTGATCACCCGCCTCTCCCACCTCTTCCTGCGTACCCTGCGCGACGACCCCGCCGACGCCGAGGTGCCCAGTCACAAACTCCTCGTGCGCGCCGGATACGTCCGCCGCATCGCCCCTGGCGTCTACTCGTGGCTGCCGCTGGGCCTGAAGGTGCTGCGCAAGATCGAGGACGTCGTCCGGGAAGAGATGAACGGCATCGGCGCGCAGGAGATCTCACTGCCCGCACTGCTGCCGCGCGACCCGTACGAGACCACCAACCGGTGGACCGAATACGGCGACGCGCTGTTCCGGCTGCAGGATCGCAAGGGCGCGGACTACCTGCTCGGCCCCACCCACGAGGAGCTGTTCGCGCTCACCGTGAAGGGCGAGTACAACTCGTACAAGGATCTGCCCGTCGCGCTGTACCAGATCCAGACCAAGTACCGCGACGAGGAGCGGCCGCGCGCTGGCATCCTGCGCGGGCGAGAGTTCATCATGAAGGACTCCTACTCCTTCGACCTCGACGAGGACGGCCTGAAGGCAAGCTACAACGCGCACCGCGAGGCCTACCAGCGCATCTTCGACCGGCTCGGCGTCGAGTACGTGATCGTGGCCGCGACGTCGGGCGCGATGGGCGGCAGCGCCTCGGAGGAATTCCTCGCCGACAGCCCCGTGGGTGAGGACACCTACGTGATCTGCCGCGAGTCCGGCTACGCGGCCAATGTGGAGGCGGTGATCACGCCCGCTCCCGAAGCGCAGCCGATCGAGGGCAGGCCCGAGGCCGTCGTGCACGACACCCCGCACACCCCGACGATCGCCACGCTGGTCGAGTGGGCCAACGCCGCGGGCATCGCCGAGCAGTACGGCAGGCCCGTCACCGCGGCCGACACCCTCAAGAACGTGATGGTCAAGCTGCGCCACCCGGACGGCAAGACCGAGATCGTCGGCATCGGCATCCCCGGCGACCGCGAGGTGGACGACAAGCGCCTCGGCGCGTCCATCGAGCCCGCCGAGGTCGAGCTGCTCACCGAGGCCGACTTCGCCGCGAACCCGTTCCTGGTGAAGGGCTACATCGGTCCGAAGGCGTTGCAGGAGAACGGCATCCGCTACCTCGTCGATCCCAGGGTGGTGACCGGCACGTCCTGGATCACCGGCGCGGACAGCGAGGGCAAGCACGTGGTCGGTCTGCTCGCGGGCCGCGACTTCACCCCGGACGGCACCATCGAGGCCGCCGAGGTCCGCGACGGCGATCCCTCGCCGGACGGGCGCGGCACGCTGGTGTCCGCGCGCGGCATCGAGATCGGGCACATCTTCCAGCTCGGCTACAAGTACACCGACGCCTTCGAGGTCGACGTGCTCGGCGAGAACGGCAAGCCGGTGCGGTTGATCATGGGCTCCTACGGCGTCGGTATATCGCGCATGGTCGCGGTGATCGCCGAGCAGCAGCACGACGAGAAGGGCCTGCGCTGGCCCGCCGAGATCGCGCCGTTCGATGTGCACGTCGTCATCGCGAACAAGGACGAGGCGGCCCGCGCGGGCGCCGAGGACGTCGTGTCCGGCCTGCACGCGCGGGGTCTCGACGTGCTCTTCGACGACCGCACCGCCTCGCCGGGCGTGAAGTTCAAGGACGCCGAACTCCTCGGCATGCCTTGGATTCTCGTCATCGGCCGCGGCTGGGCCGAGGGCAAGGTGGAACTGCGCAACCGCTTCACCGGCGAGGCCGAGGAAATTCCGGCCGACTCCGCCGTCGAGACGGTGATCGCCAAGATCCGCGGCTGACCCGCCCGAGCATTCTTTACACCGCCCCGGTCCGCACTGGACCGGGGCGGCGTTCGTTTCGCGACCGGCGTGGCGCGGCAGGGCTGTGAACCGATGGAGTAGCCGTCGATGCGCGTCGACCAGTTCGCCGCAGGAGCCGGGTAGCCCGCTCTCGACGACCCTGCGTTCAGTCTCGTGGGCCCCCGCGCGTGAGAAGGTTGGACACTAGTTCTCTCCTTACGCTTCCGTAGCCTGAATTTGCTGCTCGGTGAACTGACATACCCGCCACACGCTGCTGTTACCCGCTGGTAAGTTAACCGGCATGACGAGCACCGAGGCGTTGTTGTTCAACCCCGCCACCTACGATCCGCAGCATTTCGACGCGGAGACCCGCCGCCTGCTGAAGGCCACCGTCGAGTGGTTCGAGAGCCGCGGCAAGCGGCAGCTGCTTGCCGACGATCAGAACGCCGTGTTCACCGCGGACTTCCTCGAGTTCGTCGCGAAGGAGAAGCTTTTCGCCACCTTCCTGACCCCCGCCGCGTACGCCGACGGCGACGAGAACCGTCGCTGGGACGCCGCGCGCAACGCCGCGCTCTCCGAGATCTTCGGCTTCTACGGCCTGGCCTACTGGTACGCCGAGCAGGTGACCATCCTCGGACTCGGGCCGATCTGGCAGAGCGACAACGAGGCGGCCAAGCGGCGCGCGGCCGCCGACCTGGCCGACGGTCAGGTGATGGCCTTCGCGCTCTCCGAGCAGTCGCACGGCGCCGACATCTACAACACCGACATGGTGCTGACCCCCAGCGAGCCGGGCAGCGCCGACGCCGAGGCCGGAATCCTGTTCCGCGCCAACGGAGCCAAGTACTACATCGGCAACGGCAACGTGGCCAGCATGGTCTCGGTGTTCTCCCGCCGCGGCGACATCGAGGGCGCCGACGGCTACATCTGGTTCGCCGCGGACAGCCGCCACGAGAACTACCACCTCATCGACAACGTGGTGCACGAGCAGATGTACGTCAGCACGTTCCGGCTGGAGAACTACCCGGTGCGCGCCGACGACATCCTGCACGCCGGCCCCGAGGCGTTCTCCGCGGCGCTGAACACCGTCAACGTCGGCAAGTTCAACCTGTGCCACGGCGGCATCGGCATGGTGGAGCACTCCTTCTACGAGGCCATCACACACGCCAACAACCGCGTCCTCTACGGCAAGCTGGTCACCGACTTCCCGCATGTACGGGGCAATTTCGTGGACGCCTACAGCCGCATCGTCGCGATGAAGCTGTTCAGCGACCGCGCCGTGGACTACTTCCGCAGCGCCAGCCTGGACGACCGGCGCTACCTGCTGTTCAACCCGATGACCAAGTCCAAGGTGACCTCCGAGGGCGAGGTCGTCATGACCCTGCTGCTGGATGTCCTGGCGGCCAAGGGCTTCGAGAAGAACACCTACTTCAACGAGGTGCAGCGCCTGATCAACACCCTGCCCCGGCTCGAGGGCACGGTGCACGTGAACGTCGGGCAGATCCTGAAGTTCCTGCCCAAGTACCTGTTCGATCCGAAGGACTACCCCGAGGTCGGCACCCGCCAGGACGCGGCCGACGACGAGTTCTTCTGGCGGCAGGGCCCGGCTCGCGGCGCGGGCCGGGTGCAGTTCGCGGACTGGAACCCGGTGTACCAGAAGCACTCCGACGTCGCGAACGTGGCGCGCTTCTACGAGCAGGCCAAGGCGCTGCGCGAGCTGATGGCCACCGCGGCCCCCGACGAGGCGCAGCAGCAGGACCTGGACTTCATGCTCACCATCGGCCACCTGTTCTCCCTGGTGGTCTACGGCCAGCTGATCCTGGAACAGGCCGCGATCACCGGTCTGGACCGCGACGTGCTCGACCAGATCTTCGACTTCCAGATCCGCGACTTCAACGCGCACGCCACCACCCTGTACGGCAAGGCGTCCGCCACCGCCGCGCAGCGGGAGTGGGCCGTGGCGGCGCTGCGCACCCCGGAGGTCGACCGGGAGCGTTTCGACCGGGTGTGGGCGCAGGTGGCGTCTTACGACGGCGCCTACGAGATGCGCCCCTGAGCGAGCCGGGTGCGGCCGGATACTCCTCGGCCGCACCCGCTTTCGGTCCACTGCCCCGATCGGAGCGGGCCGAGGCGCTCGGCCCGAAACTGTCGCCGAGCGAACGCCGGGCTACCGAACCGGCCTCAGGGCTTGCCGGGAAAAGCGA from Nocardia bhagyanarayanae includes these protein-coding regions:
- a CDS encoding proline--tRNA ligase, which gives rise to MITRLSHLFLRTLRDDPADAEVPSHKLLVRAGYVRRIAPGVYSWLPLGLKVLRKIEDVVREEMNGIGAQEISLPALLPRDPYETTNRWTEYGDALFRLQDRKGADYLLGPTHEELFALTVKGEYNSYKDLPVALYQIQTKYRDEERPRAGILRGREFIMKDSYSFDLDEDGLKASYNAHREAYQRIFDRLGVEYVIVAATSGAMGGSASEEFLADSPVGEDTYVICRESGYAANVEAVITPAPEAQPIEGRPEAVVHDTPHTPTIATLVEWANAAGIAEQYGRPVTAADTLKNVMVKLRHPDGKTEIVGIGIPGDREVDDKRLGASIEPAEVELLTEADFAANPFLVKGYIGPKALQENGIRYLVDPRVVTGTSWITGADSEGKHVVGLLAGRDFTPDGTIEAAEVRDGDPSPDGRGTLVSARGIEIGHIFQLGYKYTDAFEVDVLGENGKPVRLIMGSYGVGISRMVAVIAEQQHDEKGLRWPAEIAPFDVHVVIANKDEAARAGAEDVVSGLHARGLDVLFDDRTASPGVKFKDAELLGMPWILVIGRGWAEGKVELRNRFTGEAEEIPADSAVETVIAKIRG
- the yaaA gene encoding peroxide stress protein YaaA — its product is MLVLLPPSETKSDGGAGGPLDLDLLAMPQLTPVRDKLVTELVQLAADPDASRAALGLGKGADAEIARNSALRTAATRPALERYTGVLYDALDAKSFTKAQRAKAYARLGIGSALFGAVRAGDPIPAYRLSGGSKLPGLPTLSAVWRDVLPDALVAEAAGDLVVDLRSGTYQQLGRVPDAVTANVLTEHPDGTRTVVSHFNKHHKGLLARALVLTRAEPTDIRGVARVAEKAGLRTEIASPTELLIIT
- a CDS encoding acyl-CoA dehydrogenase family protein gives rise to the protein MTSTEALLFNPATYDPQHFDAETRRLLKATVEWFESRGKRQLLADDQNAVFTADFLEFVAKEKLFATFLTPAAYADGDENRRWDAARNAALSEIFGFYGLAYWYAEQVTILGLGPIWQSDNEAAKRRAAADLADGQVMAFALSEQSHGADIYNTDMVLTPSEPGSADAEAGILFRANGAKYYIGNGNVASMVSVFSRRGDIEGADGYIWFAADSRHENYHLIDNVVHEQMYVSTFRLENYPVRADDILHAGPEAFSAALNTVNVGKFNLCHGGIGMVEHSFYEAITHANNRVLYGKLVTDFPHVRGNFVDAYSRIVAMKLFSDRAVDYFRSASLDDRRYLLFNPMTKSKVTSEGEVVMTLLLDVLAAKGFEKNTYFNEVQRLINTLPRLEGTVHVNVGQILKFLPKYLFDPKDYPEVGTRQDAADDEFFWRQGPARGAGRVQFADWNPVYQKHSDVANVARFYEQAKALRELMATAAPDEAQQQDLDFMLTIGHLFSLVVYGQLILEQAAITGLDRDVLDQIFDFQIRDFNAHATTLYGKASATAAQREWAVAALRTPEVDRERFDRVWAQVASYDGAYEMRP